A genome region from Archaeoglobus fulgidus DSM 4304 includes the following:
- a CDS encoding ATP-grasp domain-containing protein, whose protein sequence is MKLFLFEFATCGERIEDSTAVEGLAMFKSAFDGFKNYYEITGFVRPEFSCLFTLPVDSMDSMEKYLEKSDAFLIIAPEDDFLLYTLTKKAEKYCENLGSSSRAIAVTSDKWELYKKLRGEVQVPQTSLRPLDCKFIIKPRTACAGEGIGFSDEVPDGHIAQEFIEGINLSVSLAVGEDVKCLSVNEQIINNFRYAGAVVPARISDEVKREVVEEAVRAVECVEGLNGYVGVDIVYSDQPYVIEINARLTTPVVAFSRAYGASVADLLAGGEVKHVRRQMVRKSKSAEKPYVSVGDYTLEIIDLD, encoded by the coding sequence ATGAAACTTTTTTTATTCGAGTTCGCAACCTGCGGTGAAAGAATAGAGGACAGTACGGCCGTTGAAGGCCTTGCGATGTTTAAATCAGCCTTTGATGGCTTTAAGAACTACTACGAAATCACCGGATTCGTCAGACCTGAGTTCTCATGCCTCTTCACTCTCCCCGTGGACTCAATGGACTCAATGGAGAAATATCTGGAGAAAAGTGATGCCTTTCTGATCATCGCTCCTGAAGACGATTTTCTGCTCTACACTCTGACTAAGAAGGCTGAAAAGTACTGCGAAAACCTCGGCTCTTCAAGCAGGGCAATTGCGGTAACCTCAGACAAATGGGAACTCTACAAAAAGTTGAGGGGGGAGGTTCAGGTTCCGCAAACCTCCTTAAGGCCGCTCGACTGCAAGTTCATCATCAAGCCTCGTACGGCATGTGCGGGAGAGGGGATAGGCTTCAGCGATGAGGTTCCTGACGGCCACATTGCCCAGGAATTTATTGAGGGAATCAACCTGAGCGTCAGCCTTGCAGTTGGAGAAGACGTGAAGTGCCTGAGCGTTAACGAGCAGATTATCAACAATTTCAGATATGCTGGAGCCGTCGTTCCGGCTAGGATATCCGATGAGGTTAAAAGGGAGGTTGTGGAGGAGGCTGTGAGGGCTGTTGAGTGTGTTGAAGGTCTGAATGGATACGTTGGCGTCGATATCGTTTACTCTGACCAGCCCTACGTGATTGAGATTAATGCCAGGCTAACAACGCCGGTGGTGGCCTTTTCTCGAGCATATGGTGCAAGCGTTGCAGACCTGCTCGCGGGAGGGGAAGTCAAGCACGTTAGGAGGCAGATGGTGAGGAAAAGCAAAAGTGCCGAAAAACCCTACGTGAGTGTTGGGGATTACACTCTCGAAATAATTGATTTGGATTAG
- a CDS encoding TIGR00288 family NYN domain-containing protein, with translation MPTISRIQRIKEYLSKRKLSQRRKVGVLVDGPNMLRKEFNINLKEIREILSEYGDIKIAKVFLNQYATEKLVEAIENQGFEPIVTSGDVDVRMAVEAMELIYNDSIDAVALVTRDADFKAVLMKAMEMGKETIIIGAEPGFSTALKNSADIAIVLNEDEEKEKGDADEEEIIEV, from the coding sequence ATGCCGACGATATCGCGAATTCAGAGGATTAAAGAATACCTCTCAAAGAGAAAACTATCTCAGCGCAGGAAAGTTGGCGTACTTGTGGATGGGCCAAACATGCTCAGGAAGGAGTTTAATATTAATTTGAAAGAGATTAGAGAAATTCTTTCTGAGTATGGCGATATCAAGATTGCCAAAGTTTTTCTGAATCAATATGCCACTGAAAAGCTTGTTGAAGCAATAGAAAATCAGGGGTTCGAGCCTATAGTGACTTCCGGAGACGTGGATGTGAGGATGGCGGTCGAAGCCATGGAGCTCATATACAACGACTCGATTGATGCAGTTGCCCTCGTTACGAGAGACGCCGACTTCAAGGCTGTTTTGATGAAGGCAATGGAGATGGGAAAGGAGACGATAATCATCGGTGCCGAGCCCGGCTTCTCAACGGCCCTCAAAAACTCTGCTGATATTGCCATTGTTCTTAATGAGGATGAGGAAAAAGAAAAAGGAGATGCTGACGAAGAAGAAATTATAGAGGTATGA
- a CDS encoding response regulator: MTKILVVDDDCSICELYKEILGSFEVVSACSGREGLELYRKLMPDLVIVDINMPDISGVEVAKEIFKLNPEAVVIVVTAYYQEFESKMLRLGAKEVLGKPFNLKHFRECVAKYLNKGS, translated from the coding sequence ATGACGAAGATACTCGTCGTTGACGATGATTGCAGCATCTGCGAGCTTTACAAGGAAATTCTTGGCAGCTTCGAAGTTGTCTCGGCTTGCAGCGGCCGGGAAGGGTTGGAACTTTACAGAAAACTCATGCCTGATTTGGTAATCGTGGACATCAATATGCCGGATATAAGTGGGGTGGAGGTTGCGAAGGAGATTTTCAAGCTCAATCCCGAGGCGGTTGTAATAGTTGTAACGGCCTACTATCAGGAGTTCGAGAGCAAAATGCTCAGACTGGGGGCAAAGGAAGTGCTGGGAAAGCCCTTTAACCTTAAACACTTCCGGGAGTGCGTTGCGAAGTACCTAAACAAGGGAAGCTGA